The sequence TTTCAAAGTCATAATCAAAATAAATTTTTTCTTTAAACATATCAGCCATCATTGGCTTAGCAAATTCCATAAATCTATCTTTTTCTTTTTGTATCAACACCTTATCATCTAATTGTAAAAAATTTATTATTATAGATAATATATAATGATATTCTTTTTCAAAATATATATGCATATTTTCTCCTTTAAAGCTTAAAAGACTCTTCACCTTTCATAAAATTTTCAAACTCAGAAAAATTTTCAAACTGAGTTTCGCCTCCTAATTTATGTGTTAAAAGATTACTTATCCTAATAGTCTCATCTACATCTTGCATATTTAAAGCATTTTCTAACTCCCTTATATTGGAATTTAAAAAGCCTATATGCTCGTTAAAATAACTATTGATTAAAAAGTTTATCTCATCTCTTTGTTTTAAAATTTGATTTAGTGCTATTTTGCACTCTTTCTCTACTTGTATTCTCCTTTCTTTAGCTAATTTTGCATTTTCTAACGAACCTTTAAGCTCTTGATAAAACATAGAATTTAAACTATATCCGACCATTCCTCCTATCATAGCACCAACAACAGGCACAGGGATTACAATCTGTCCAACACTAGCCATAAATGCAGATGCACTTATACCGCTACCTTTTTGTCCAAGCTCTTCTAATAATGAAGCCCCATCAATTTCACCCCTATAAAATTTACAAAAACTTTTAGTGATTTCTATAGAGCTTGTAACTATGAGAGAAGGAAGATTTGTTTTTGAAGCATTTCTTAAAGTCACACTACTTGCATTTTTCATAAAAGCCCCGATTGCTGAACCAGCAAATGCACCCGCATATGCACCACCAGCCCCAAAAGCAGTAGTTTTTCCAACATCTTTAATAGCCTCTTTCATATCTTTACCACTTGCTATGCACTCATAAATATTTTGCACAACAGATACTCCACCAGCTATCATAGCACCCATTTTAGCAGCCTGTATTCCAGCATTATGAGCATTTTTACATATATCTTTTGCTGTTGATTTTATAGGATCTGTTCTTGCTTCTATGGCTTCTTGTGTTGAAACCTTGCTTGGTTTTGTTTGTTTTGATATTTTTTGATATTTTTCAAGCTCTTTTTGCTTTTTGTCTATATCAATTTGGCTTTTATTGTTTTCTTTCATAAATTTAAGCTGTTGTTCTAAGCCTTGAATCTTTTCTTTGCATTCTTTTTGAATTTCATTAAAATACTCTTTTGGAACATAAACATCAACACCATTGTCATAGTATTTTGTAAAATCTTTAGATGAGAGTTGCTCAAAACAAGATTCAGCATCCTTGCCAACCATCTTTAACTGAACACCAGAGCCTTTTATATAATTACCATTTGAATCTACTTCAACTAAATCTATTAATTGGTGATTTGCTGAGTTTACATTATAATTTGGATGTTCTTTGGCTACCTTTACTTGTTCTTGCTTTGAAAGATTGTCATATTGTTTAACTCTAGTTTTGTCGCCTTTTAAGATATTGTCTGCATTTTTCCTAGCTTGTTCTTTTAGCTCGTTAGAGTAACCAGCTTGGGCTTTTATGTTTTTAGTAGTTTGATCTTTTATATATTTATCTTTTAATTTTTTTATTTCATTTTGACTTAATGTTTTAGAACTTTCTTCAATTTCCTTTTTAATGCGTTTATCAATTTGTTCTTGATTAGGGAATATTTTGTATTTACTTATACCTTTTAAACTTCTTTTTAAATGCTCGCCAGTTTCGTTATCAACTCCACTATAAATAACCAAATGTTCTTTGTTTGCAGAGGCATGAAGATTAATTATATTAGAATTTATAACATCAGTAGCGATTTTTATATCAAGATTATCTTTTTCTTTGCTGTTTAATTTTTCACTCATTATCCATTTCCTAATAATAAAAATTACCCTATATTTTACCCCCCCCCCCCCGCTTAATTTTTGATAAAAAATAATTCTATTTTTAATATACAATAATCTATTTACCTAAAAATATTTTACATATTAGTATTATTAATTTGTTAGGCTCTGTATTTATTTGGATTTATTATGCAAACTCAAGTAATAAAATAACTAAATTTATATTATAAATTTATATAAAATAATATTACTCTATTTAATATAATAAAAGTTCTTTACATTTTATTGCTTATATAGTTTTTTATATGAATAGTTTATTATCTACATATAAATAATCTTAGAAGATACTCATAACATTAAGATAGTTTTTATTGTTTTTGTAATTGTTATAATTTATTAAACATCATAAAAGATTTCAAGATTTTATAAATTTACTGAATTTATAATACACTCTTTTTATGCTAATTAAACATATTATTTTGATTAATTATGTCCAAGCAAAAATTAAATAAATTTTAATTAAATTATCATTAATTTATTAGCAGCTTCAAGATTATTCATCTAAAATAACAAACCACAAATTAAAAGATGACTTTTTAGCAAGAGTTATCACAAATGGAATTGCCATTATGATGTTTATATATATATCCGTCAACATCTCCATGACCATAGGTTTTGCGCCTGTGGTTGGTATACCTCTACCCTTTTTTAGTTATGGTGGTAGTAGCTTTATCACCTTTATGTGTTTTTTTGGAATACTCCAGAATTTATTAGCATTTAGGTTTGATAAAGAGTATAGACTCTTAAAAATTAATATATAGTCAAACATATTAAAAATCATAAATTAGCATAGGTTTAAGTGCTAAATTCTTAAATACTAAAAACATATAAGCATTAAAATAAAGTTTAATAACTAATTTATTTTATAAGATAACCAACATATCATTTTAGTTAGGCTAATAAATATAATACGCAATACTATTTTTAAAAACAGTATTTAAGATTTTATATTATTAGCTTTATTTTATTTAAAATCTTAATTTAAAAACCTAGTATCTATAATAATCTATCTTTTATTACTACTATCTTTATTGTTATCTTTGTTTTTTGTTATTGTTTTACCTGATATAGTTATATCATCTTTAATAACTTCAAATTTCTTATCACCTATTCCCTTTATATTTTTAATATCCTCTATCTTTTCAAATTTCTTATCTTTTCTATAATCTATTATATACTCTGCTGTCTTTTCACCAACACCTTTAATGCTCATAAGTTCCTCTTTTGAAGCAGTATTAATGTTTATTGCACTAAATAAGAATGTAAAGCTAAGTAGTAGTGTTAAAAGTAGTTTTTTCATGATTGTTTCCTTTGTTTGATTATGGACTAAATATAGCTGAAATTTTATCTTATCTTGCTGAAATAATTAAACTAAATATATAATTTAATAAGTAAGTATTTTTAAAAGATAGATACAATAGATGTTAATATATAATAGATAAAAAAATTGAATTATTACTAAAACAATTTGTGTAATGTCAATAAAATACTAAATTAATACAAATAGTAATTGCTATTAAATTAATGTATCATAATCGAGTATTATTGTTAAGTTAAACTATTTATATTATCAATAAAACCAGATACTTTTGAAATTATTAAAATACTTTAATGTTTAAATAACTTTATTTAAGTTATTTTATCCACCTATATGTAAATTTAGATAATATCCAAATCCTTTTTATTTAAATTATTACACTATGTTTGTTCATGAAAAAACTAAGCCATACATAATAAAGGCTAAGAAAAAAGTCTTAGCTAGAAATAACAGTAGTAGTGGCTATATCTTTTTTGCAAAAAGGTAGAATAAAAGTAAATCTATGTTTTATAAAGGCTTATAATAAGTATAAAGAAGATAGTAGTTTTTAAGAATACTTGATGATTTTTTAATTAAAGCTACAATAATCTATACTATTTATAAACCTAAAAGATAATAGAATTTAGAGTATTGCAAAAAATATTTATATTAATTAACTTTTTATCTTTTGTGTAGTTATAAAGATGAAAAATAAATACAACTAATTAGAATATATTACATAATTTGATTTTAATAAACTAATAGATTTTATACTCTATGTTTATAATTTTAATTATTAACATAATTAACTTTCTATATTTTGTTATGATAGTTATAATTTTAATTATTAAGTTAGCTAGAATATATATTGTTGAATAATTGTTGATTAGTATATTAGTTATAAATTAACAAAGTCCGCAGCGACCTACTTTCCCACATCCCAGTAAGAGAGAGTATCATCAGCCACGACGAGCTTAGCTTCTTG is a genomic window of Campylobacter blaseri containing:
- a CDS encoding ComEA family DNA-binding protein, which gives rise to MKKLLLTLLLSFTFLFSAININTASKEELMSIKGVGEKTAEYIIDYRKDKKFEKIEDIKNIKGIGDKKFEVIKDDITISGKTITKNKDNNKDSSNKR